A genomic region of Colletotrichum destructivum chromosome 1, complete sequence contains the following coding sequences:
- a CDS encoding Putative chromo/chromo shadow domain, Chromo-like domain superfamily protein, translating into MHINYILPDLETACSSAQKPDVSTTAANAPVAEMNCSEESDSSTPEPGATTVFWEDVPPVAKEAEQNVTKATADLQTDYFVIKELIGHRRDLTCDTLFEIRVRWEGDEKTWEPESNLQKDAALTLFAYWSRVKGGRESAMVDRELWHVFKIMSHETKPDDNVYLQVAWVGSPDTSWEPEANIREAAGRLVENYWRSVVGRLGAMARPAEAGSFVE; encoded by the exons ATGCACATCAATTATATCCTCCCCGATCTGGAGACGGCGTGCTCATCTGCCCAAAAACCCGATGTGTCGACAACTGCTGCCAATGCCCCGGTGGCCGAGATGAACTGTTCAGAGGAATCAGACAGCTCTACCCCTGAGCCTGGAGCTACCACCGTCTTCTGGGAGGATGTACCGCCAG TCGCTAAAGAGGCCGAGCAGAATGTCACAAAAGCCACGGCTGACTTGCAGACCGATTACTTCGTTATTAAGGAGCTGATTGGGCATCGCCGTGACCTTACCTGTGACACTCTTTTCGAGATCAGAGTCCGTTGGGAGGGAGACGAAAAGACCTGGGAGCCCGAGAGCAATCTCCAGAAAGATGCTGCACTGACCTTGTTCGCCTACTGGAGCCGTGTGAAGGGCGGACGGGAAAGTGCAATGGTGGACAGGGAGTTGTGGCACGTTTTCAAAATCATGTCTCATGAGACGAAGCCCGATGACAATGTTTACTTGCAGGTCGCTTGGGTCGGATCTCCTGATACATCGTGGGAGCCAGAAGCGAATATTCGGGAAGCTGCCGGCAGACTTGTGGAAAACTATTGGCGCTCtgtcgtcggccgcttggggGCAATGGCGAGaccggccgaggccgggtcTTTT GTAGAGTAG
- a CDS encoding Putative serine-threonine/tyrosine-protein kinase, catalytic produces MKPNRKTQIAMFPAHHTVENATAPDHRAYSAADTPATSDSLHIALRPKRKFDATLEDSAQNIVRSQKTHSSAQTSDIEWNSPWKHYREEFQLHDLGGSLTVAVRQGTQVHIRKIALLESQDALSKFRRLRHQNVVEFVHAYMTDTYLHAVFEPTTFSLYHLAKCPKYPDEAQLGAIVGQVVDGLSYLEAEGFEHPTLDSGSILVTDAGIVKIGKYFPSNWSDGSLMLLGC; encoded by the exons ATGAAACCCAACCGAAAGACACAGATTGCTATGTTTCCGGCTCATCATACCGTTGAAAATGCTACTGCACCAGATCATAGGGCATACTCTGCGGCCGATACGCCGGCAACGAGCGATAGCTTGCACATCGCATTGCGGCCAAAGAGAAAATTTGACGCCACGCTTGAGGACTCAGCACAGAATATCGTTCGCTCGCAGAAGACCCATTCCTCAGCCCAGACGTCGGACATCGAATGGAACTCGCCCTGGAAACACTACCGGGAGGAGTTCCAGCTACACGATCTCGGGGGTAGCCTGACAGTGGCGGTAAGACAGGGAACGCAAGTACACATCAGAAAGATCGCTCTGCTGGAGTCGCAAGACGCTCTGTCAAAGTTCAGAAGGCTCCGCCACCAGAACGTTGTCGAGTTTGTCCACGCGTACATGACAGACACCTATCTGCACGCCGTGTTCGAGCCCACGACGTTCAGCCTCTATCACTTGGCGAAATGCCCGAAATATCCCGACGAAGCCCAGCTGGGTGCCATCGTTGGTCAG GTCGTAGACGGTCTCAGCTATCTAGAAGCCGAAGGCTTTGAACATCCCACgctcgacagcggcagcatATTGGTGACCGATGCGGGAATAGTGAAGATTGGCAAGTACTTTCCTAGCAACTGGAGCGACGGAAGCCTGATGCTGTTGGGCTGTTGA
- a CDS encoding Putative ferric reductase, NAD binding domain, FAD-binding domain, ferredoxin reductase-type produces the protein MVAAATISFLPFFRRRIYELCLRTHQALAALAAVGAALHLLSVAGRLRLWVYIYLAVTTLATLVQGCLMAFRNKALGQTFGRAYIDHVTGTVQVSIKLSRPLKFEAGQYLLLWIPRVRLFECHPFVVTSWAEAEQSIVDLFIKPRRGFTSSLVRYSHGHVVPRLALLSGPHGVSVPVWDYEAVLMVATDHGISAQAPYLKKLVYGYNHCRGRTRQIHLIWQVTNLGIVHAAESILNPILNDDTLDDGYILEISIYYDMREQGMSVEDVKMLIPGCTSDELITKSASTHILSASDVERLVTKHLYGGTGRSHGKPARVRDFGTRARLYVGSPDLAAGMWSEASRVFDRTVQEAVGKTGDMLILGKSCFCGGESFLTSAVVSAANEIRDALCDLAGGFLIEENHPLYDEYRKGQAIREYLQTNVWLRELDYQPAD, from the exons AtggtggcagcggcgacaATCTCCTTTCTACCCTTTTTCCGCCGTCGCATCTACGAGCTCTGTCTGAGGACCCACCAAGCACTTGCTGCGCTGGCAGCGGTGGGGGCCGCGCTGCACTTGCTATCGGTTGCTGGCCGGCTCAGGCTGTGGGTGTACATCTACCTTGCTGTGACGACACTGGCAACCTTGGTCCAGGGCTGCTTGATGGCTTTTCGCAACAAGGCTTTGGGACAAACGTTTGGACGAGCCTACATCGACCACGTTACGGGAACCGTGCAGGTATCAATCAAGCTGTCGAGGCCACTCAAGTTCGAGGCGGGACAGTACCTGTTGTTGTGGATCCCGAGAGTCCGACTGTTTGAGTGCCATCCCTTCGTCGTGACTTCGTGGGCGGAAGCGGAACAAAGCATCGTCGATCTCTTCATCAAGCCCCGACGAGGATTCACTTCCAGCCTGGTCCGATATTCTCACGGGCACGTCGTGCCCCGACTGGCCCTCCTCTCTGGGCCACACGGCGTCAGCGTGCCGGTGTGGGACTATGAGGCGGTGCTCATGGTGGCTACGGACCACGGGATTTCTGCCCAGGCTCCGTACCTGAAGAAGCTtgtgtacggatacaacCACTGCAGAGGCCGCACGCGGCAGATACACCTTATTTGGCAGGTAACCAACCTTG GGATCGTACATGCGGCCGAGTCAATCCTCAACCCTATACTGAACGATGACACGCTCGACGATGGCTAC ATCCTCGAGATTTCCATTTACTATGACATGCGGGAACAAGGAATGTCCGTCGAAGATGTCAAGATGCTGATCCCGGGTTGCACCAGCGACGAGCTGATAACCAAAAGCGCTTCGACGCACATCCTGAGCGCGTCTGATGTCGAACGGCTGGTGACCAAGCATCTTTACGGCGGCACCGGTCGGTCACATGGTAAACCGGCTCGTGTGAGGGATTTCGGGACGAGAGCGCGACTCTACGTGGGCAGTCCCGATCTCGCGGCAGGCATGTGGAGTGAGGCATCACGCGTCTTCGATCGCACAGTACAAGAAGCAGTTGGAAAGACGGGAGACATGTTGATTCTTGGTAAGAGCTGTTTCTGCGGTGGCGAATCCTTTCTCACCAGCGCCGTAGTATCCGCCGCAAACGAAATACGGGACGCACTTTGCGACCTTGCGGGAGGTTTCCTGATTGAAGAAAACCACCCTCTGTACGACGAGTACCGCAAAGGACAAGCCATCCGCGAATATCTTCAGACCAATGTCTGGCTGCGGGAGCTTGATTATCAGCCGGCGGATTGA